The Epinephelus lanceolatus isolate andai-2023 chromosome 17, ASM4190304v1, whole genome shotgun sequence region TGGATAGAGTGGTTTTAGTGCCAATGAGtataatttctgttttgtcgctgtttaatttgaggattttatttcaaggaGGCAGTCAGTGAGGGAGGAAGGTGGGAGGGTGGAGTCGGGTTTGGTGGAAATATggagctgggtgtcatcagcatagcagTGAAAGTGGATGTGATGTTTCCGGAAGATGTAGCCAAGGGGGAGTAAGTAAATGATGAATAGCAGGAGCCCCAGGACAGAGCCCTGGGGCACACCTGCGGTGACTGGGAGTGGTTGTGATGTAAATGATTTGAGTTGGATGAACTGAGAGCGGCCGGAGAGGTAGGATTTGAACCAgttgagggtgtgtgtgtgatgccaaTAGGGAGGAGTCCGTCCAGGAGGGTGGTGTGTGAGATGGTGCTGAAGGCCGCACTCAGGTCAACAAGGATGAGGATGTATAGGAGACCGGAATCGGCTGCCAGGAGGAGATCGTTGGTGATTTTGAGTAGTGCCGTTTCAATACTGTGGAGTGGGCGGAAACCTGACTGGAATTGATCAAAAAGATTATTGCGGGAAAGGTAGGAATGGAGCTGAGAGGCAACAGTTTTTTCAAGTATCTTTGAGAGAAATGGAAGATTGGAGATGGGACGGAAGTTATTGTGGTTATTGGGATCTGCGCCAGGTTTCTTGAGTATTGGGgtgacagcagctgttttgAGGGGTGAGGGAACAATTCAAGTGGTGAGAGAAGAATGGATTATGTGCGTGATGAGAGGGGCCATAGAGGCAACGGTGGCTTTAACAAGAACAGCTGAAAGGGGATCTAACTGGCAGGTTGATGATTTGGATTTTTTGATAAGACCAGTGGTTTCGAAAACGGAAGGTAGAGCAAATGCTGAGAGTGACTGGGAAGGGGACACAGGAAGATGAATTGTGAGAGGAGCTGGGAGCATGTTGCTGATGGATGTTATGAATTTTAGCAGTAAAAAAGGATAGAAGGGTATTACAAAAGGCAGTAGAGTACATCTGTGGAGGAAGTGAGACCGGAGGTTGAGTAATGTTGCTGAGAAGTTAAAACAGGGCCCTTGAGTTACCGTCCTTTGAGTTGATGAAACCGGAGTAATAGGAGGATTTAGCCTGTGAGATGCAGTCCTTATAGTGGAGAATGTGGTTGTGATATATTTCCTTGTGCACAGTGAGACCAGTCTTATTGTAGAGGCGTTCCAGTCGGCGTCCTTTGGATTTAAGTTGTCTGACAGCGGGAGCGAACCACGGTGAGGAGCGGGTATAAGTGACAGATCTGGTTTTGAGTGGGACAACATTGTCCAGGAGATTATGAAGACTATTGTTGTAATGGAGTAGCAGTTCATCAGGGGGTGGAAAAGCTGTCTGTGTTGGGGAGGGAGTTAATGCCAGAGGAAAGAATGTCCAAATTAATGTCCTTAACGGAAAGAAATAGTGCGTGGGATATTGATTTTGGAAAGTGCAAGGTTGGCGTTGAAGGAAACTAACGTGATCAGAAAAGGGGAGGGGAATTGCCTTACAGTCGACAGGAGAGAGACCAGAGCAGCATATTAAATCGAGAGTATGTCCTTTTGAGTGTGTTGGGAAATTGATGAGTTCCTGGAGTCCAAAACTGTCAATGCAAGATGTAAAATTTCTGGTGAGAGCATTGCTGATATTGTCCATGTGGATATTAAAGTCACCCAGGAGTAATATGTTTGGAGAGAGTGTGGAAAGATGTGTCAGGAATTGagcaaagtcatttaaaaactcCTTATTTGGTTTAGGGGGACGGTACACGGTGGCAACGATGGTGGGGATAGGGCCAGATAACTGTGAGGTGATGGATTCAAATGTGTGGTAGGCATGGGTAGAAACCAGCAGGACTTTCCACTTCTCACAGTAGAACATCGTGAGACCTCCTCCCCTGCCAGAGTCACGCGGTAGACAGCTATAAATAAATCCGGGGGGAGTGGATTCATTAAGTGGAGTAAAATCATTAGGCAGTTGCCACGTGTCTGTTAAACAGAGAAAATCAAGCTTATGGTCCGTATTAAGATCCTGTATGAGCTGACCCTTGCTGCAGCAGAGGGGTGTACTGACAGCAGGGGCCTGTAGGGGGAGTAAACGGAGACAGTGGTGCACTGAGAAGGCACagtagaagaagagggagggagctgtgtgtgtgagttggtGAGGTGAGTAAACAGTCAGTCACGTGGGTATGACTGGACAGCGTGCTGCAGGTTGGCTTTTAACATGTAGCTGCCGAGTCTGTTTGGATGGATACCGTCGGGTTTTAACAAGGATTGGTGATTCCAGAAGTTGAAATTATCTATGAAGCCTACACTGAGTGCCCTGCAGACAGACTGGAGACAGATGTGGAGCTGGAGGACTCTGCTGAACTTTTCTATCCCATGATAatgatcattatcattattactattattattattatactattattatcactatcgttattattatcactatcattattattattatcactattattattataatcatcattatcatcatcatcaccattattatataatcattatcatttttattattattattattatcatcataattattatatcatcatcatcatcatcattattattatataattattatcattattacattatcattattattatcatgattTTTAGTCAGAATTAagagaatgaaaacagaagagtGTTGGTTGAGCAAATGtttaattaatatatttaaaagtattttattaatgaagtttgtgtaaaaagtttCCTCTTAGAAAATAACTCAGATAATAAAGACGAGaattgtatttgtattattatttgtcCACTGgttatgtttaattttttaatatcatagattattaaatgaatgaatgataccATCACAGTAAACATTAAAACCAAAACTTCACTGCAGCCTGAGGTCCATTTACTATCTCAACACAAACAGACTTTAGACATGAATATAAATATTACCCATAATTCATCACTGTATATGTGACAGATCTGTCACAGAGAGTCACACATGaatcttttttgtatttatagattttatacCTTATATAAAAACCAGCAGGTCATGTAGTTTAAAATAGAAACTGACTGCAGCCTGCAGTAAAACGCTACACTCTCACATTAAtattattagtttatttttatcatgTATCTACGTCTGAATCACCTGTCGGGCCCAGCCCTCTCTGGGGGCCCCTCCCACACCAGGGGCCCCGGTATTTTCAGTCTGTCTGTATTTACGTCCCTGCTACAACAGGGGACACACGATGACAGCAGCACATCACCTGTATCAACTGATCCATCAGAATCAGACAACATgatttttattatcaaataCAGTGACTGaacattattatattattatattataaatattattatatcaGCGTGACCTCACTCTGACACCACGTGACTCATTAACAATAATAAAGGTCTCTGATTATAAAAACTTTGTTTCTGTCACAGCTcaaattttatattttcatcttCATTAAATTCAGAGTTGAAACTTCAGGACGACTGACGGTTTTTACTTCCTGTTGCCCTGAACGTCAGCCATGACTCGGCTCGACTTGACTGGTCAGAGTTCAGTAGCGTGAACtcatctgcgtgtgtgtgtgtgtgtgtgtgtgtgccagcgtTCAGAGGAGTATTCCAGAAGGCGGgcttagtgaaaactctgagtgtgttaaccctgagatgagggaaactctgggttttcagctccagacagagagataagtcaaactctgagtcaatcaccatggcagctgactctgtgaacctaacctgctcgctggcaggttttctATAAGAAACCCTGAGTTCACCCTGTCTCCTCCCTACTGCTGAGCCTGAAGCAAGCTGGCAGACACACATGGGCTGTTCGTATGTAGGCAGAATTAACTCACAATGCTTTACGCTGGGAGAGGATCTTCAGATCTTCTTCTTCGGCCACACATATCAAATCTGACACACCACAGATGTGCGCTCTCATCAGAGCAAATGTTTTTTGCCAATGGTAGCTTTTTATATGATATTGGTGGCCTACAGTACATAATGACATAGCCACTGAATGACAGGTTATTGAAGCTActttgtttaataaatcaaatatgaatcaaactAAAGGAAGGTACAGTCATGGCCAAGTCAAATatgtcttacctgtttgaatgatgtttttatctttcatttttcatttcattttaagctGCTACCACTTTCTCACCTGTAATCTACGATTTTAATTAAGTGTggttaaatgtaaattaatggCAGGGCTCTCAGGTTTTGATCTCAGTTCAGAGTGAGATTATTGCTGGGTTGTGAAAGGGGGGGGTTCTTGGTTATGATAGTTTTTAAAGGATTCAAATTTCAAGTAAGTCATCAACCATCTATATGTGCTTAAAATAGCTGCTGAAATGAGCAAggattctttttaaaaaaaaatttggggGGGTATTTTGCCTTAAACTGACAGGACAGCTAAGCGtgaaaggggagagagacagagggagtgacatgcagcaaggtgccacaggccggagtcaaacctgggccgctgcggcaaaaGCCATATGGcacgcctgctctatccactgagCCACCAACATCCCATCAAAGCTGATCCTGCTTGCTAAATTTCCCATGATGCCTCTCTCTCCTTGGCAGCTTTAGTGCTGTTACTTTGTTATGAAATATATGCTCATATTCACTGTAGGCATTCATGAGCACCTCCAATTCCACAGTGTAAAATAAGTTGATCACTTTTTCTCtccagttgccatggtgactcgagGTATCGGGGCTCCACTGATGATGGGTTTTTATTGTGGTTGTGCACGTGCTTAACTCAAGGTGTacctactcagagttgactgaacaaATTCatatcagctgttctggaaccagatactcagagtttcccagctCAGAGTAAGTCAAGtcagagtttgttgagcctCCAACCTGGAATAGCCCTCAGGTCGTCAGTTGGAAACTCATCCTGACGATCAATAAACACAGTCGACTGACAGTTTGGCGCCTCAGGCAAAGCTTCAGGTCAGAGTAAACGTTTGAGTGAAGAACAAACACAACGTCTGACTGGTCTGACTCAAACAGGTACTCACTAATCAGAAGAATCATTGATAGATGTTCTGTTGTAGAGTTATTGATTATCGGTCTGTGTGAACTGATCtcagtaaaataaacatttgatcTGTTTGTTTACTCTCAGTGTTTACACAGTTTGTTTACTCtgagtaaacattttaaaacaaacaacaacattttcacaaactgtcagaaaaaataaaaatgatcatttacaGATAATCACTAAGCGCATTGGTCCTCATCAGACAGAGACATGTTCTCTGTTTTTAGACTCATTGTCAAGGTTTTGATCAGCTTTAAATTATCGATTACTTACATGAGACGAtgatcagctgattgatcaGTAACAATAATGATTTCAGACCTGACTTCACCAAAAAATGAATTACCTCAGCTGACAGAGGTGATCGATCACTGATCATCAATAACACAGACAGCTGACAGAGGTGATAGATCACTGATCTCACTTATTGATTAACCGCAGGTTGTgtctgttagcattagcatcaggTGCTAACAAGGTCACGCGCAGTTCCGGACTCACCTGCGGGCTGTAGGCGGCGGCGGGAGCTCCGGTAAGGCGCTGCGTCACTCCGTTCAGTTTGTAGTACATGTCTGACTGCGGTCACACACCTGGACTCACCTGAGCACGAGACGGTCTGACCTGTTCACACCGGAGACACGAACTCACCTGCTGCTGCGCTGCTGACGGCACTGTACTGCGTGGTGACGTCAGAGAGGCACAGAAGGACCCGACGCAGAAGGAAGTACGTCATCTGCCTGATCGAAAAAAAGAAACCATACACCTTATCGATACACAGAGTGATCGATCATTTCATGTGTTCATACTGGTGTTATTGATCATTTCATGTGTTCATTTCAGAGTTATTGATCATTCTATGTGTTCATATCAGAGTTATTGAGAATTTAATGTGTTCATATTGCAGTTATTGATCAtttaataagataagatacacctttattgatcccataattgagaaattccagtgatacagcagtcaaggagaaagagtcagattaaagatttcaaaaattcaaaaatgAATGTGTTCATATTGAAGTTATTGATCATTTAATGTGTTCATACTGGTGTTATTGATCATTTTATGCATTCATATTCGTGTTTTTGATTATTTAATGTGTTCATATTGCTTTTATTGATCATTTAAAGTGATCATATTGGAGTATTGATAATTTCATGTGTTCATACTGGTGCTATTGATCATTTTATGTGTTCATATTGGTGTCATTGATCATTCCATGTGTtcatagctgtgtgtgtgtgtgtgtgtgtgtgtgtctgtgtctgtgaattaatgcatgaatgaatgaatgtatgaatggTGTGACCGGTTAAAGGCTcagatcagattttttttttccatctctgcCTCACAAACAGGAAggaagtatttttttttgtggttgaaaacaaaagaatgaacACTTGAACCAAACAACTGGATACAAAAACAGTTCAGGCGTCGATCAATAATAAAAAGTACGAGTCGTCTGATCGATACTCGTCAGGTTAAAGGGTCTGTGGAGCTTTGGTTTGAGCTCTGCAGTGTTTCACAccatagaaaaagaaaaagtgtcaTCAGTGAGATAATTTACACTTCAAATGTCTCCAACACTTCCAGTTCCTGTCTCAGAGTctgctgttgccatggaaactgtGGACAGTGTCCAGCCTGTCCCAGCAGACCCAGTAACATCACAGCCTGCTGGTTTAACCCCTGACAGTCCAGTTCATGTCAGACGCTGGTCCTGAAGGGGGCGCTAcaggaaacagcaacatgtgagGAACAGGAAGTCGATCAGCTGATGTCCAAAGGGAAGCGTCCTGAAGGAGACGAGGCGTTGACGTGTTCACAGAGAACATCTGACAACCACTTGTCTGTTTCACAGATCAGTTCTTTAAAGGAACCGTGATGTTCCCGCAGAACtcaaagttaaataaataaataatcataacattaaataagtaataatatcacatgaataataattaaacaattaataattACATAAACAATAATCAAAGGAGTAATAAgtcataatttaataattaaaggaAAGTTCGATTGAAGATTTGAATCttaaaatgaactgaatctTTTTTCTGAGAAGAAAACaaagactgtctgtgtgtgtatgtgtgtgtgtgttatgacacacacacacacacacacatatatatatatatatatatatatatgtgtgtgtatgtgtgtgtgtgtgtacagagtcGTGCAGAAGTTTGGGCCGCGCTGGTCACAGTGTCGTTTACTGTGAGTCTCACATGAGCTGATCTCCAGCAAACATGAAGTTAAACATGTTAAACATGTGTCTGAAGATTTTAATCAAGATATTAATTACAGCTGAGCAGTGAGACAGCTGAGCAGTGAGACAGCTAAGCAGTGGGACAGCTGAGCAGTGAGACCTCTGAGCTGTGAGACCTCTGAGCAGTGAGACAGCTGAGCAGGGAGACCTCTGAGCTGTGAGACAGCTGAGCAGTGAGACCTCTGAGCAGTGAGACAGCTGAACAGTGAGACCTCTGAGCAGTGAGACAGCTGAGGTGTGAGACAGCTGAGCAGTGAGACCTCTGAGCTGTGAGACAGCTGAGCTGTGAGACCTCTGAGGTGTGAGACAGCTGAGCAGTGAGACCTCTGAGCTGTGAGACAGCTGAGCTGTGAGACCTCTGAGCTGTGAGACAGCTGAGCAGTGAGACAGCTGAGCAGTGAGACCTCTAAGCGGTGAGACCTCTGAGCTGTGAGACAGCTGAGCTGTGAGACCTCTGAGCTGCGAGACAGCTGAGCTGTGAGACCTCTGAGCTGTGAGACAGCTGAGCTGTGAGATAGCTGAGCTGTGAGACCTCTGAGCAGTGAGAACTCTGAGCAGTGAGACAGCTGAGCAGTGACCACCTCTGAGCAGCGAGACAGCTGAGCAGTGAGACAGCTGAGCAGTGAGATCTCTAAGCAGTGAGACCTCTGAGCTGTGAGACAGCTGAGCTGTGAGACCTCTGAGCAGTGAGACAGCTGAGCAGTGAGACCTCTGAGCTGTGAGACAGCTGAGCAGTGAGACCTCTGAGCTGTGAGACAGCTGAGCAGTGAGACAGCTGAGCA contains the following coding sequences:
- the LOC144458369 gene encoding uncharacterized protein LOC144458369, yielding MAAECWDKLSGVLTVTVNKRHWGQLCHCSAVSLLSCVTAQRSHCSAVSQLRGLTAQLSHCSEVSLLRGLTAQLSHCSEVSQLRGLTAQLSHCSAVSLLRGLTAQLSHCSEVSQLRGLTAQRSHCSAVSQLRGLTAQLSHCSEVSLLSCLTAQRSHRLEVSLLRGLTAQLSHSSEVSLLSCLTAQRSHCSAVSQLRGLTAQLSHCSEVSQLSCLTAQRSHRLEVSLLSCLTAQLSRSSEVSLLSCLTAQLSHYSEFSLLRGLTAQLSHSSEVSLLSCLTAQLSHSSEVSLLSCLTAQRSHCSAVSLLRGLTAQLSHSSEVSLLRDLTAQLSHCSAVSLLRGGHCSAVSLLRVLTAQRSHSSAISQLSCLTAQRSHSSAVSQLRGLTAQLSHSSEVSPLRGLTAQLSHCSAVSQLRGLTAQLSHSSEVSLLSCLTPQRSHSSAVSQLRGLTAQLSHTSAVSLLRGLTVQLSHCSEVSLLSCLTAQRSPCSAVSLLRGLTAQRSHCSAVPLLSCLTAQLSHCSAVINILIKIFRHMFNMFNFMFAGDQLM